The following is a genomic window from Thermodesulforhabdaceae bacterium.
CGCAGTTGGTAGGGATATCAGTAATAAGTTGATGGAAGATTCTAAACTCATTGTTAATCCTGATTCCTAACGGAAACAGTTCCCCTTTATTTCTATCTGTTGTTATCAAAGGAACAAGACATGTTTCCGGATCTGCTCTTTTTATAAGTTCCAGTAGCGCATCTTCAGTTGGTTCCGAATCGTCGTCCATCAACCAAAAATAGTCCACATCCATTTCCATGCCTTTTTTTAACCCCGCAGCAAATCCACCAGCGCCTCCCATGTTTTCCTCAAGCCTGACATAAACAATCCTTCCCTGTTCTATCTCCTGAGAAAATAGGGATTCTATATGTTCCTTTGTGCCGTCGGTGGAAGCGTTGTCAACCACAATGATGGTTTTAGGGGATACTGTGCCGTTTAGTATGGATTTCAGGCAGTTCGTAAGAAGTTCTTTTCGGTTATATGTAGGGACTACCGCACAGATTCGATCGTCTATCATAATCAAACCCCTTTATTTCTTGTTCTTTTACTATCTTACCGCGGTCTATATAAGCAATGCGGTGTGCTAGTTGTTCGAGCAAAAACTTATCGTGAGAAACTAGTATAATTGTCTTTCCCTGTTGAAGAAGGTCATGAAGAGCATCAATACATTTCTTTCGAAATGATTCGTCCCCAACGGAAAGAATTTCGTCAACGAGCAGTATATCTGCTCCGCTGTGGACAGCTACCGCCATACCGAGTTTTAGATGCATACCAGAGGAGTATTTCTTTACAGGGGTGTCAATGAACTGCCCTAGCTCGGAAAAGGCAATAATGTCGTCGAGTTTATTTTTGATTTCTTTGATGCTCATTCCGATAATCGTGCCGTTTACAAAGATATTTTCTCGCCCGGTAAGATCGGGATGAAAGCCTGCTCCAACTTCGATAAGTGGAGCCACCTTGCCGAATATT
Proteins encoded in this region:
- a CDS encoding glycosyltransferase, whose product is MIDDRICAVVPTYNRKELLTNCLKSILNGTVSPKTIIVVDNASTDGTKEHIESLFSQEIEQGRIVYVRLEENMGGAGGFAAGLKKGMEMDVDYFWLMDDDSEPTEDALLELIKRADPETCLVPLITTDRNKGELFPLGIRINNEFRIFHQLITDIPTNCVLEAPAAPFIGILIPKKVVKTIGFPRTDYFIWCDDIEYFYRI
- a CDS encoding ABC transporter ATP-binding protein, which produces MSFNKSLALVLRDVWKKYSLREVFHRSLREDIMHFFRRNENALKKDEFWALQGITLEVEKGECVGLYGPNGVGKSTILKLIASVTYPTRGSIEIFGKVAPLIEVGAGFHPDLTGRENIFVNGTIIGMSIKEIKNKLDDIIAFSELGQFIDTPVKKYSSGMHLKLGMAVAVHSGADILLVDEILSVGDESFRKKCIDALHDLLQQGKTIILVSHDKFLLEQLAHRIAYIDRGKIVKEQEIKGFDYDRRSNLCGSPYI